One window of the Triticum dicoccoides isolate Atlit2015 ecotype Zavitan chromosome 3B, WEW_v2.0, whole genome shotgun sequence genome contains the following:
- the LOC119278809 gene encoding mitochondrial import inner membrane translocase subunit PAM16 like 2-like produces MAGRLLGQLLVMGGAVVGRAVVQAYRQAIVNAQRTGAAQEAVNGIRRASKAMTEQEARQILGISEKTSWEEIVKKYDTMFKKNAKSGSFYLQSKVHRAKECLESIYHDKPDIMN; encoded by the exons ATG GCCGGACGGCTCCTCGGGCAGCTCCTCGTCATGGGCGGCGCCGTCGTCGGCAGGGCCGTGGTCCAGGCCTACCGCCAGGCCATCGTCA ATGCACAAAGAACCGGAGCTGCTCAGGAAGCTGTGAATGGTATTCGAAGGGCTAGCAAGGCTATGACCGAGCAAGAAGCCCGGCAAATATTAGGTATCAGTGAAAAAACGAGTTGGGAAGAGATCGTAAAG AAGTACGACACGATGTTTAAGAAGAACGCCAAGAGCGGAAGCTTCTATCTCCAGTCGAAAGTCCACCGGGCCAAAGAATGTCTGGAGTCCATATACCATGATAAGCCCGACATAATGAACTGA